Genomic segment of Malania oleifera isolate guangnan ecotype guangnan chromosome 7, ASM2987363v1, whole genome shotgun sequence:
ACTCTTTCATAGACATAATCTGGAAGAGCTGTAAATGACGTCCCACTGTCCACAAGAGCTTTAAAGCTTGTTTTCTCAAGGCAAGATCTCCCAATACAACATGAATCCACTCCAACAATGTAGGTcatactgaaaaaaaaaatacacttaaGTTAATCAGCTAAAATACAGAGGAAGAAAATTACACGAGAACAAGGCCCACCAAGAAGTGAATATCTGTGCTCTGAGATTTGTGCATACAGGCACACCCCAACCCTCACACACACAAACGGACACAGAAAGAAACAATTAGAAAGTGAATAGCCGGGTAGTACTATTTTCCATCCAAAGGCAGGAACGGGGTTGATTGCTGGGTAGCTAATCCTTGATCCCCAAAGAAAATTCTCCCAGAAAAGTCCTCATTAAAACACAATGAGAAAGAGTCCCGAACCAATCCCTGTTTAGCAAGAAAATTTGGAACTGAAATTTGTCCAAGCCCTAAACCCATTAGACCATCAGGAGCAGCACTGTCCGAGTAAAAACTACCACTCTGCCTCCTGCCACATCTATAACAAGAAGATAGATAACAGAAGTAAGTCTAAATTTATTCAATTACTAAAAGATATTGCTAATAAGTTTTTTCAAGAATCTAATGCAACAGCAGAATATACCCTATAACGACTGAAGCCTGCACAGAAGTGTTTGATACATCATCACCCCCTGATGCAAGATGTAGTATGTCCTCAACCAGCTGTCCAGAACTCGATGTATTTTCAGAGTAGTAGTTAACAATATAAGGACAGGGCTGCTTTGAAGTTTTGCAATTTGGACCCAAATCACATAACTGATGGCTGCAAGATAAGTTCTTGCTCGTGCTTGAGCCAGAAGGACTGTACTCATTTAGATCTCTATCCTGCACAATAGATGCCCCAAAATACGTGGGAGCACCTGCCAATCAATCATTGGAAATAAGTGCTAAACCTGTTAGCATGTCTTAGCAGAGACTTTGCTACTCCATTGTAACAATTGCTGGCATTCTTAAATATTTTATTCTGCCAAGTATACATATGCATAGACAACTGACAAGGCCCACAATCTTAATGGCTAAAGATTCCTCGCAGAAGTTAAAATGCAACTGTCAAAATAATTGGCCCTCTGAAATACAAAAGCTGTCTGAATCAAAGCCACTCAATGAGAAGTCTTAAAGATCACCTCCAGGAATAATGCACAGCCGAGGTCAACCAAGGCTCATGTTTGGAGGTACAAAGGAATCATGAGTCATATAAATAACACCTTCAAACAAAGTTACATTTGAGAAATGTGCCTCTTCATAAcccaaataattaaaaataaaaatacaaaaaaaaaaaagaagaagggctCTCTTCGAAAATAAATTAACTATATGAGAAATTCTACAAACAATTGCTTCATGCAAGCTCCTTGTATGCTCTCTATGACTGGGCTCAAACATAATATGaggcaataaaaatattttatttaaaactttaatgatatttaataatattcccaatttttttctattttatttatttttggcacactatattttattttattatgatattatattttaaagaaaattatgaaatttaaaaattttcagaTACTCAAGCTTAAGAATTGCTCAAATGTCATATCATTAGAGGATAAAAAAAATCTTATAAAATTAAGACATAAATCAAATGATGGGGATGTTGAAATAATTGGAGAATTCCTTAAATACAATAGTTTAAAACTCAACTGCTCTCTTAATGGCAAGATTTATCCTGAGTAGGAATGCATATCAAGTAGCAATGTCTAAAGATGTGGATACTGTCTATCAAATGAGAATTTAAGAAGTGCAGTAAATAGGAGAATGCAGCAATGAGTTGAAAACCAAAATgttagttttaaaaagaaaaagaaaacatggGCGTCAATAAGTTGGAGCAGAATGGCCTACCAGACTATGATAGTTACTTGCAGATAGGGGAGCACATTGTATACAATCACACGGCAGCCAAAGTAGGTCACTCCCAGAATCCAGAGCAACAAGAAAAGAAACTTTTGGTGTCCCTATATCTATCCAGGTGTAATACAACCTGTAACATTGGAAACAGAGATTTCAATTTCTAGAACAAAGAAGCATAGTTTCTATAGCGATTTATTTGAGATTCATACACAAAATAAGAATTAGGAAGACTGATGCATAATGATTGAAGGACTACAAGCTTGCCCTAATTTCTTAGAACTTCCATCACTGCCTAGTTGTTGAACAAGTAACAAATTTCAATTCACTGTTTtccaaaagaaataaataaatgatcGATTGTGACAGTGAGAGGATTGTGATATTAAGAGAACTCAATAACAAAGTGACCAGGCAGTTTATGCATGCCTGAATGACATCCACGGAGTCTCTATTTTCTGCCATAATATCAATATCTAAAAAAGAAAGTTGTAGCTGTCAAGGAGGGTGAAGAATTTTAGGCTGATTAGTCTAGCGACCAGTGTGTTCCCAAGGTTTTAACTAAGGTTCTGCCAAGAAGACTAAGGATGTGTGGGGGATGATGGCCCATGCTTTTGTTACAGATAGACAAATCTTAGATGCAATTATGGAAGCTAATGAGGTTGCTGGGGATGTAAGGAGGGGTGAGAACTAAGAAGGATGTTGTTTTTAAATTGTACAAAGAAAAGAACCTATTCTATGGTAAATTGGGGTTTCCTTTATAAGGTGATGCAAAAGAAGGCATTTGGGACTGGCAAAAATAGATGAGATGGTGCCTTTACTAATATGTCGATGATTGTTGATGGTCAGCCTAGGGGTTAATTTAGGGTTTCTCAGCATTAAGACAAGGGGGTCCATTCTCTCATTTTCTGTTTATTTTTGGTGGTTGATGGCTTGAGTAGGATGGTAATCATGCTCAGGACCTAGGGTGCGAAGGGCCTTTGGATTAGGAAGGAGGGGTGGAGGTGTCATCTTTAGATGATACTACGTTTTTCCTAGAGAATAGTGTTGAGAATTCTGCAAGGTCCTTATTTTATTAAGAATTTTTTAGAAGATTCTGGGTTGAAGATAAATTTATCCAACAGCTGTTTGGCAGATATTAATATTAAGTAGTAGGAGCTGATATTAATATTAAGTAGTAAGAGCTAGAGGGTTTTTCTAGCTGGTTGTGACTTTTGGCTTGGTCTTTATCGCATCTTGTTCTTTTTTTAGGGGGTAATCCTTTGCCAGTTGCTTTTTGGGATCCTATGGTTGAGAGAGTGGGGAGGAGATTAGAATGTTGGAGAAGGGCTTAACTGTCATTTGTTCCACGGGGTTAGAGGGTGTTCACTCTTATTAGTGCGTTCCTTTCTAAtattgccatttttttttttttatccctttTTATAGTTCCAGCTACAGTGCCCAGATGCCTGGACCTTGGAgaaaattatgagagatttctAGTGGTATAGTTTTGAAGAAGATAAGAGCGATAACCTTGTTAGTTGGGATGTGATTAGGAGACCTAAATCTTAGGGGGCTAGGGCTTGGCGATGTGGTCTCCAAAACAGATGGTTATGGAGGTTCCCTCTAGAGTCTAATTCCTTATGGCATTGGATTATTAAGAACAAGTACGGAATTCGTTGGAATAGTGAGATACTAAAGGGAGAGGCAACATTACCCATGCAAGCCCCTAGAAGTTTGTTACCCAAATAGTTTGTCTTTTCTCTCCTCTTACTCTCTTAAAGTGGGTAATGGAAATAGATTTCGGATATGGAAGGATACTTGGGTGGGAGAGGCTTCATTGGAGCTGCCGGTGCTACAATTGTTTAGACTACGTACAGTTCATAATAAACCGATTTCAGCCTTTTTTTGTTTTAGAAGGGTGgttctctttcttgggatttccatttctttAGAATTCTAAACGAACAAGAGGTAAATGAGATTACTTCTTAATGGATGTTCTAAATTGTTTTATTCCTGCTTCAAGAGGGCTTTAGATCGCGGACTTAGGGGTCTTTCTCTTCAAAGTCTTTCCTTAATCATTTTATATAATCTTCAAATCCAAGTCCCTTTCATTTGAATAAATCTGATTGGCAAACAAATGTCCCTTAAAGATCCAGGCCTTCATCAGGACGTGTGTTCTGAACAGGACTAATACAAATGACTAGCAACACTTAAGGCTGTTAGCCCAGACGTTTGTATGCTGTGCCATGAGGGAAACGAGACTAAcattcatctttttcttcattgcCGGGTGGAAAGGTATCCCTCAATACCTCTTGCAGCCTCTCACTGCATCCCTCAAAACCTCTCAACGGTCCCTTAGGACCTTAGAAAGAATCTCTTAAAGACTACTAACTAGACTAATATATCTAATTGTCCTCAGGGATAAAGGCTAAAACGGTAAGAGGTCACAATATTTTCCACCATTCCATTAGGATGAAACTCCTCAAAACACCTCAAGATGTTCTCTCCAAATTCTcttgaaaaaaacaaaaaggaaaaatattcCACAGTAAAACCATCAGGACCAGGAGCTTTCTCCCTATTCATCtcaaacactttttttttttttttttaatttcttcaaCTTCAAAAGGCCTCTCAagccctaagtttgtcttgatgGGGCTCCAATCAAAACTGTCCACCATCAATATGTCCCGAAACTCCTTAGCATACAAATGCTAGTAAAGGTCCATGATATTAGCCCTAACTAAGAAAGCCTCCTCGCCAGATTCCTAGTATAATTCCAACCCCTTGATAAAACCTTTCCTCCCACTCCCACAAGCCACCCTATGGGGAATCCTTGAACCACTTCGCTCTCAATTTCTAGTACCAACTTGAATTTCTTGCAGCTGGTCAACTCTCGAGATCAGTTGAAGGGGTTTGCCGCAATGGGGGCAAGTGCAATGAATGCAAGACAGAGCTGCTGCAGGCTTTGACAAGGCCACAGGGATTACAGCAGGGGCTGAGGTCCTCAAAACCTCCAAATTCAAGGAGGGGAACAAAGTTCTGTGTTGCAATCAGGCCTTGGGCTACCAAAATGAGGGTGGAAGCAGGCATCAGCCCAGTTCAACTGCAACATCAGAGATTTTGTGCCACACCTTCGAATCGAAACCCTCCGGGAAGACCACATGCCTCCAACCTCCACTGTTAGTTTCCATAAGGCAGATAAATCTACGATGCTTGTTCGACTTCAGGATTAAGAGGGCTTTCTCCTTGTTCCTCATTCTACAAAACCACAAAGTCAAGGGGGTGACTCTTCTTGAGCTCCAGAAATCTTCCCATGCTCGAAGGAACCAAGGAAGCTCCTCaatctcccaaaaaaataaacTTGCGACGACCATCACAATGTTCTGTGAGCCTCAAGATGTTAGTCTTCTCCCATTCTATAGCCAAGTTGATGGTTTTCCTCTCAATCCACACCAAATGCTTTTTTTTTGCCATGGACAAAGGCAGGAGTCACAGTCACAGAGAGCAGAAAAAGAAGCAGTGAAGAGAAAGGGGTAGAAAGGGAGAGTTTAATGTTATCAGGAAGAAGAGAAGGTGAGGGCAGGGGAAGAAAGAGGTGAGGAAGAAGATTGAGAGATTCTCTGGATTAGGTAAGGCTGCAAAGAAGTAGCTTCCATCATTGCAAAGTTGGGAGGGGGTGTTGACAAGGAGAGACGACAAGGAGAGACATCGCGACCTAACTCTACGATAGTAGGACATCTTGTCCTCCCATCATTGTATCTGGCTTGTTTctttaataaaaacatttttcttaTCCAAAAAAGAAGGACCAAACCATGCTAAGGAAACAACTCTATCCCAAACCAAAACAGGAGTGATCTTATCCAAAAATATTCTCTCATTCCTATTAATCAAGAACTCCCAAATAATGGTGGGCCCTATAAACCTccagaaaatcattttcttacTTCTCCCCATCCCACAAAAATCTATCCTCATAGAACCTTCCACATGTGGACAAAGCCAAACCTCACTAATAACACCAAATAGGCCACCTCAATCTAGcaatgaaaaagaagaaaggtGCATATTATCCCCAGAGTGAAGTACACAAAATACACACCTGAACTAAAAACCTTTTAAGGTCTCCTCACCCACAACAGATGATTGGTACTAATTCAATTAATAACCAAATTCCAAGCAAAGGCTTTAATTTGAAGGATCTTTTGCTTGCCAAATAATTATATCCCAAATTCCAAAGGAAAAGCATAAGAGGAGGCCTTCAACAAATGCTCTGGAAAGCTTTTTATAAGAAATGACTAGATTATCCCCTTTTCCACATTCTCACATCTAACATGGAATGAGGAGTAAAAGAAGCAAGAATCTCCGCTAAACAGCCAAGCTCCTCATGGTTATACCACATATCAAGCAAAGTGGTTGACCTCATTGTTGTACCTATACCAACGCCTGCCACATTGAGGTAAATATGCACTCTACCTGCTTAATACTATGTTTTTTTTCCTAATAGTTTTTTTATGGGAATCTATTTCTTGCATAATTCTTAATGATAGGGAAGTGGAGGCAAGGTTGTTAGAATCAGGATTCTAAGTGGGATCGTTGGAGGGCTCTGCGGAATCAAATCATAGAATCGGATTGAGAATCGTCAGATtctactttcaatgtaaaataaatattaaaaaattatatatgtggaAATTTAGGGCAAGTCTTAAGACTAAAAACTTGGCTAGTAACTTATTAAATAtaagaagttaaaaataaaataaaaagttcaaacaataaacagaagaaaaagaagcagagggagaaaaggaaaagaagaaggagaaaaacagTGCTCACTATTGAATCTtttcaagaagcaaaaatttgtttcaaagcataccTACAAGTGGGTAGCTAGGTATGCTATTTTGGAACATGTTACGCTTTCAAGCACTTGATTAGTATGCGACAGTCGTGCACTTTAAAGCACTTCCTACCTTCATAATAAATTAATTTACAAATTTTTAGATGGCAACATTGACTATTAGGTCAAAGAAGTGATTGAGCTTTTATTGAAACTATCCATGGAGCATATGTGTGGTTTTTAGGGAGATTATTAGGGAGTCACAAGGAAATTGGGGAGTTGTGAGTCATTTTTCAAAGAATATAAATTTACTAGCTATTCATTAGCTGataattttctataaaaaaaatttaaactcatAGAAGAGACGCCAATAAAGGAAGAAGATGTAGGTTGAAAACTGCCTCCTCTTTCCTTGATTAATAGTATGGATAAGTCAACCAACACATTGTGGGTTGTGGGGGAGTCTCCACAACCATTTAATTACCAAGGAAAAGTTTCATGgttttttgaatctttttctccTCAAAGGACCAAAACTATGCAATTAATGATGTATGTAATGAAAGTCTAGAATCCCATATTGGTTGGGAATTAACGAAAACACTTGCACAAGCAAGGTTCACTCCACTCACGCGAGGCACCCTTTAAGGGCAAAACCATGAGGCCCACAAACCAAAGCAAACAATACATGGCGTGAACCACGAGACAACTTTTGGCATCAATAATTGACTTCTTCCATGTGAAGTGTGAACTTAAACTAAATTGTACACATACACCACTTAAACTAAACCGCAGACACACACCAACTCTCCCTTCATTGGGGGCTATGTTTATGTATGGAACAAGAATCTGAAATCTCATGTTGGTTTCAAGAGAAATCCTACCTTATAAACTCATGTGGGGCATCTTTTAGAGCAATGTGAGACCCACAAGTTGAAGCATATAATAATACCTTATGTGAGCCGCAAGACAACTTTCAGCATCAAAAATAACATAACACAACAGTTGATATTACTTTCACATCCAAGAACCGTGAGTATTTCCCATACCAAGcaaattttaaaaaggttaaataTACTTTCTGTCCCAACTATTTGCTCTAGGTTTCTCAAAATTTTCTgttctaaattttcaatataagacAATTTGTCACTCAAAGAGTCACGAAAGTAATGCAAATGACATGTAATGGGTCATGCCGTGGACCATGTTCGCATAACTTAAGCTAAATAAGTGCTCTAAGCTGTATACATACCACGTCAAACTAAATTTCTTCACCAAACTCTCATCAAATTGGATGAAAACCATATATAGTAGCATCCATAAACTGGTTTAGATCAAGTGAGGTGGACATAATAGCACCACATCACATACCTGCATGTGCACAATCACTCATTCTGTGCCAGCATGTTAATTTTGTGACACAAGTAATGAGTTGCCTTAAATTGTAACTACTTAGTAACCAAATGGATCtcattgaatattttttttatataaaatgaaaACGCAATTAAGTTATTTCATTGGAAATCAACCATTTTCCCTCGTCTTCAAAGGACTCCCAGTGAATCGGCCACTTTCCCAGTAGATAAACGTCCTTTCTTTCAGCATTTTGTTAGAAAACAATTTTAACATCATaccacgttttttttttttttttcttttaaattatttcagAAGATCTTGgtaaaaaatttttattatttcagaAGATCTCTGtaaaattttctttcaattttttttcagtAAAAATTTTCCTTAAATTTATAACTAAGCGGTTTCGTTtacataaatcaaaattttaaacttttcataATAGTCTAAATTTCTTGTACTAAAAATTTTCGCTGAATTAATTTATAACGTAGAGGCTTCGCTTATATAAGTAGGTTCACAAGGTCAAACTGCAACCCAGAGTAAAGGTAACACAACaggaaaacaacaacaaaaaaaaggaattttCATGAGCTCACATTCCAATAATAAGAATAGTAAGCAGTAATGACGACACTAAGAAATAGTCTCAAGCAATTCAACTGACCAATCAAGTTCGTCTCCAAACGACACCGTCTTACTGCCCTCGGACGGGAAAATCAACTGGTACTGTGAGCCGAGCTTCATCTTCTGCCTGTGCAGATCGCTGCTCGCCAGCATCTGGAGATACTCCACGCTCCCTCGCTCCGGCCAGTGCCGCGGCTCTCCTAGCCTCGAAATTCTCAGCGCCTTCACCTCGTCCGAGAATCTGTGAATGAGCCTCAAAGAGAACATCCCCGCCACGCAACTCCTCACACTCACAAAAACCGCCAGCATTGAAAGAAAAATCATAGATCGAGTCGCCATGGCGACtcgaacccccccccccccctccgaACCGCAGACCGGCACAATCGAGAGCTCAGACCAGAAAAATCTACGACTCTACCAACACTCAGCAAGCATCCAAAAATGGATCTATAGCTCccaaacagagagagagagagagagagagagagaggaaatgggTAACGAGGGCAGTGGCGCACACTGAAAAGAGAGGGGAGGTGGGGATGTTTGCAGGCGGAGGGTGAGGAAGACGACGAAGGCGTTGGTGACAAGGCGAAAGAGGGGCGGGGAGCGCAGTGCGCACCATGCGTATCGTAATGTGGAGCCGAATAAATTAACGGATACATAATTACAAACTTAATGATTAGCTTTAATGAGGACCGTACATGTGTGCAAAGGCCGCTAGGAGGCGCCACGTATGTGGACCCACTGTGTACGTGTCGCAGAGAGAACGCTCATTGATTGGCCAGGGGAGACGTCTCGTCTCCCACGTGGGTCCATGCTCCACTTTTTTGTCTCTAACTTGCTTTTCTTCGGCTTTCGGGTGTAATTACAACGGTGAAAATTCTTTTTTTTACCCAAGGTTAAAATTTACAACTTTCGCAACGCTGGTTCAAGTTTAAACATGGTAGGATGAAAATATCatgctatttttttattatatatttaagtTTAATGTGAGTTTttagtattaaaaatatttatttacaaattcaaatattttttatacaCGAAGGTGTTGGAAGTTTCGGTAGCTCACTGTCATTatgagtttttcttttttttataaatttgttAATCATCTAGAAGTCCATTAAACTAGGAGGTAGTTCGTCTTAGGAGTGTAAGTGCTTCAATCTTACTTGCAAATCACTTGAACTATACTTATTTTATAGTTTGATTCGACTTGTCTTTACTTGAGTTCAAGACACTTAAGTAGCTTAATGAGTTGAGTTTGAGTTTTTATAGTGTTATTCACGAGCCTaaattgagcttttaaattttacCATTTTTTATATTGGGTCATTTTTAACattatatatacaatatatatatatatattcttagaGTGTCAAGCCTGTTGAAGAATCTAGGTAGTCCATTCTTTTCTTGAtccaaagctttttttttttttttttttaaatcttttgcTATAGGGGCAGTGATGTAATTTTTCTGAATTGTAAATAAAACAAAACAGCATGGGGCGGGGGTTTTTTCTTCACATTAGTTTTGCAGCTTCAAACCCGAGTGCAAGAGGCTTCTTCTTCACCCAAGCGCAGGAGGCTTCTTGTTCTCAGCTGCGAGTCTTCACCAGCAAGAGAGAGCACTTGTAGCAAGTGTCTTCAGCCGCGCGGGAGAGTGTGGAGCACACAAGAGAAGGAGACGACAGTGGAGGTTCGGCGTTGGGGGGATCTCCAGCCTCTAGCGGAGGTTCATGCAAGGGTAAGGGAAGGTAATGCACAAATCTAGTTTCTTGAGAGGGCttcttttagggaaatcaggGAAAAAGATAGGAAGAAATCTAGGGTTCTTCGCAAATGCGAAGAGGGGCTTTCTTTAGTCATTCTTGGGTTGATTTCTATAAGAGATTGGTAAGCCAAGAAAGGATAAAtctgtgtacttgtatttatttccactAAATTTAATATAGTATGTCCAAATGTGAGTTTTTGctgtggatgtaggccaatttttgggccgaaccacgtaaatgtgttcttgtgattgtgtgattgacatgtttatgtttttatgaatttattgagGCTTTGCTAAATTTTATTtggtgaataaaatatttttcttgatcaggcttaacacacacgcacacgttaaaataaacaggttttagtttaggtgtgattgtggttgatgcttaggTAAAATCAGATTCTTATTGTTTTATAATTGATTGAAATCTGAAAATCTAAATAAGTAATCAGCTTAtacacacaacaagtggtatcaaagcctagctatgtgatggggaccactaggtttgaaatagaaaaattcatcagaaaaaatgactttggtttatggagaattaagatgcgtgccatcttggtatagcaggggcttgaggaggctcttctcGGAGAAAAGAAGGGGGCTTCCACGtcacaagaggggaaaccaaGTTTTCCCTCCACCAATAAAGTAAAGcccgaaatcctccaaaaggcacatagtgccattatcttgtccctaTGAGACAAAGTGCTTAAGGAAGTTGCCAATGAAGATACGGCAGTTGGAGTTtggtcaaaactagaaagtttgtacatgacaaaatccctagcaaataaactccataagaagactagactctacacctttagaatAACCCCTGGAACAtttattgatgaacatttagatgaatttaataaaattattttggatcttactaatattgatattagtatagatgaagaagaccagacaattcttttattgagttctcttgattccacatatgaaaatattaaagaaattatgatgtatgggagagagaggcagactttagaagatgtgcaagccgttttgcactctagggaattgcacactaagtttgaatCTAAATCAGGGTTAGGGGAAGGGTTAAATATGAGGGTTAGGTCTGAAAATAGGGACAAGAAAAGAAAAggcaagaggtctagatcaaagtctaaaagcaaagcactaaagtgttttgtctatcacaaggaaggacattttaaGAGGGACTGCCCTGAAAGGAAAAAGGTTCTCAATGCtaccacctctgaatcaaagggtacggtagctgtagttttagatgggtatgatagtacagaagtgttgaatgtctctgagaaagatttaggaaaaagaatggatattaaattcaggatgttccttccacatgtttccattgaaaaactagtttgagtcctttacatgcttagaaagaggtcatgttatcctaggaaataataagtcatgtaaaatacaagGTATTAggactgtgagacttctaatgcatgatgggattgaaagagtgctaaaagatgtgaggtacatacctgagctgaagagaaacttgatttcttttgGTAACTTAGATAAGAAagggtacacgtttaagtctgaaggaggtagcctaaAAGTATGTAGAGGTTCAttggtagtgatgaaaggggtgctaaagaatgggttgtacaccttggtaggaaagatagtgattggtgaggcttcacctatcaatcatagggtagaaaatcaggtttccttgtggcataagaggctaggacatgttagccaaaAGGGCCTAAAGGAGTTAGAGAAACAGGGGCTGCTTGGGGATAGGAAACTTGAGaaattgtcattctgtgaggagtgtgtcttaGGTAAGTCTattagggttagttttaagaagtccactcacaccacaaaacagactcttgattacatacattcagacttgtgggggcCTGCTACGGTTAGTTTTCATGGTGGTTTtaggtattttctgtcaattatagatgacttttctaggaaagtatgggtttatattctaaaacataaaagtgatacttttgaaaagtttaaagaatggaaaaccttagttgaaactcaagttgACAGAAAAGTTAAAACAATGAGAACAGACAATGaattagaatacttgtcaaatgaattttctgaattttgtaaaactgagggcatagctagacataggactgttagggatactccccaatagaatggattagctgaaaggatgaataggactattttggaaagggtaagatgcatgttagccacttcaggtTTGCTCAAGAACTTATGGGCAGAGGCGGTGACAACAACTGTATAtcttattaataggtgtccttcctcAACTCTAAATTTTAAAACTCCTCAAGAAATTTGGTCGGGTAAGCCTACAAATTATCagggtttaaaattttttgggtgcATAGTCTATACCCACATTAGAACTAATAAATTAGAACCTATagctattaaatgcatttttatgGGATACCCAGAGGGGGTAAAAGGTTATAAGCTCTGGGTTAtagaacttggaaaacaaaaacgtattattagcagggatgtagtttttaatgaaacaaAAATGGAGGGAAAATTAGAAAATTTAGATGAAAGTGTTAGGCACTCTGATGCTAGTGACCTGCAGCTTAAGGTGGAGtaaccctccacttctcatagccatttagaaatagaTGCTGCAGATTTTGTGGAGCAAAACTCAAAACCAGAAacctctgaattaagtaaaaccTACCTTCTAGCACGAGATAGAGAGAGGAAGGTCATAAGACCCCCTCAAATgtatggggaagctgatatgatagcttttgctctttctgttgctAAAACAGAAATTGAGGTGAAGCCTaagacttttagagaggccatggatagtaaataggctgaaaaatggatttttgcaatgcaagaagaaatggagtctctaaacaagaaaaagacatgggtgatggtacctaaACCGGAAAAACAAAAACttataggatccaagtggatctttaagagaaaagagggaatccctggagttgaaccacctaggtataaaactaggttagtggctaagggatttatacaaagggaaggggtagattataatgaaatattt
This window contains:
- the LOC131159810 gene encoding aspartic proteinase-like protein 1 isoform X2, whose translation is MATRSMIFLSMLAVFVSVRSCVAGMFSLRLIHRFSDEVKALRISRLGEPRHWPERGSVEYLQMLASSDLHRQKMKLGSQYQLIFPSEGSKTVSFGDELDWLYYTWIDIGTPKVSFLVALDSGSDLLWLPCDCIQCAPLSASNYHSLDRDLNEYSPSGSSTSKNLSCSHQLCDLGPNCKTSKQPCPYIVNYYSENTSSSGQLVEDILHLASGGDDVSNTSVQASVVIGCGRRQSGSFYSDSAAPDGLMGLGLGQISVPNFLAKQGLVRDSFSLCFNEDFSGRIFFGDQGLATQQSTPFLPLDGKYMTYIVGVDSCCIGRSCLEKTSFKALVDSGTSFTALPDYVYERVAKEFDSQVNAVSSSFEGFPWEYCYSSSSQDSLKIPSVMFMFGLNNSFVVRNPVFLISDEQGIVGFCLALQPADGDIGTIAQNFMTGYQMVFDRENLKLGWSSSNCTDLGNIKQMPLTPSPVVRPPNPLPTNEQQSSPQGHAVAPALAGRAPSRSSSASTQLLLTWCSLSVRSLLLVYLLPMAF
- the LOC131159810 gene encoding aspartic proteinase-like protein 1 isoform X1 codes for the protein MATRSMIFLSMLAVFVSVRSCVAGMFSLRLIHRFSDEVKALRISRLGEPRHWPERGSVEYLQMLASSDLHRQKMKLGSQYQLIFPSEGSKTVSFGDELDWLYYTWIDIGTPKVSFLVALDSGSDLLWLPCDCIQCAPLSASNYHSLDRDLNEYSPSGSSTSKNLSCSHQLCDLGPNCKTSKQPCPYIVNYYSENTSSSGQLVEDILHLASGGDDVSNTSVQASVVIGCGRRQSGSFYSDSAAPDGLMGLGLGQISVPNFLAKQGLVRDSFSLCFNEDFSGRIFFGDQGLATQQSTPFLPLDGKYMTYIVGVDSCCIGRSCLEKTSFKALVDSGTSFTALPDYVYERVAKEFDSQVNAVSSSFEGFPWEYCYSSSSQDSLKIPSVMFMFGLNNSFVVRNPVFLISDEQVGIVGFCLALQPADGDIGTIAQNFMTGYQMVFDRENLKLGWSSSNCTDLGNIKQMPLTPSPVVRPPNPLPTNEQQSSPQGHAVAPALAGRAPSRSSSASTQLLLTWCSLSVRSLLLVYLLPMAF